A region of Halalkaliarchaeum desulfuricum DNA encodes the following proteins:
- a CDS encoding ABC transporter permease: MSLGKFLVRRILQGVFVIWGVVTILFGLRAVSPGDPANLMLAEGATQDLVEQVRREEGLDEPIYVQYFDYLQGLVVGDFGYSWQSNREVEAMVIERIPATVELAVAATIVAIVIAIPLGVISATRRNQPSDYGATLFSLLGISTPNFWLGLMLILVFGVWFGIPYPTFGTSAIGILGVTIPYPSSIWYGMIEFPTGRRGPSFADAALAIVSSGSLSEMGTWLKHITLPALTLGTYFTALITRLTRSGMVDELGKPYVTATEAKGLPLVLIRYKHVLRNTMIPIITVLGLQMGTLLGGAVITETVFNWPGLGLRLIDAIDMRDWPLMQGIVVFIALAFVTINILVDAVYASLDPQVSEE, encoded by the coding sequence GGGTGTGTTCGTCATCTGGGGGGTAGTGACGATCCTGTTCGGACTTCGTGCGGTCTCGCCGGGCGATCCCGCGAACCTGATGCTTGCCGAGGGCGCCACACAGGATCTCGTCGAACAGGTGCGACGGGAGGAAGGGCTCGACGAACCGATTTACGTCCAGTACTTCGACTACCTCCAGGGGCTCGTCGTCGGCGACTTCGGGTACTCCTGGCAGTCGAACAGGGAAGTCGAGGCGATGGTGATAGAGCGGATTCCGGCGACGGTCGAACTCGCTGTCGCAGCGACGATCGTCGCGATCGTCATCGCGATCCCGCTGGGCGTCATCTCGGCGACGCGTCGTAACCAGCCGTCGGACTACGGGGCGACGCTGTTTTCGCTGCTCGGGATCAGCACGCCCAACTTCTGGCTCGGACTCATGCTGATCCTCGTGTTCGGCGTCTGGTTCGGGATCCCCTACCCGACGTTCGGGACGTCCGCGATCGGGATTCTCGGAGTCACCATTCCGTATCCGTCGTCGATCTGGTACGGGATGATCGAATTCCCCACGGGCAGACGGGGACCGAGTTTCGCCGACGCCGCACTCGCCATCGTCTCGAGCGGTTCGCTCTCGGAGATGGGGACCTGGCTAAAACACATCACTCTGCCGGCACTCACGCTCGGAACGTACTTCACGGCGCTGATCACCCGTCTCACCCGGAGCGGCATGGTCGACGAACTCGGCAAACCGTACGTCACCGCGACGGAGGCGAAGGGACTTCCGCTGGTTCTCATCCGGTACAAGCACGTCCTGCGCAACACGATGATTCCGATCATTACCGTTCTCGGCCTCCAGATGGGAACGCTACTGGGTGGCGCGGTCATCACCGAAACCGTGTTCAACTGGCCGGGACTCGGGTTGCGGCTCATCGACGCGATAGACATGCGCGACTGGCCGCTGATGCAGGGGATCGTCGTGTTCATCGCACTCGCGTTCGTGACGATCAACATCCTCGTCGACGCGGTGTACGCGTCTCTCGACCCACAGGTGAGCGAAGAATGA
- a CDS encoding ABC transporter permease, whose amino-acid sequence MISRRVKSNLRQTFSESLLPKIGLFLLVAIVLMAVFAPILATHDPTRTGHYNEHGAEYPPVGHTYDTQVAQEGEIVDVTVEPTAEHVLGTNNVGQDVYSRFVYGARVSMLVGITATIMALFIGVPIGLVAGYYGGRVDDALMRVADTMLAFPALVLALALIGVFGESPIQVPDPIVMAGFAEGMPETIPIPGTVTIVSALVIWVWFARVARGEALSLRNQEYVKAARSFGTSHREILRKHILPNSLTPIIVLATIQVAVIVLLEASLAYLGFSGTTLSWGYEIERGQDVLRTRPWVSIFPGIGIMLAIISVNLLGDWFRDALDPNIEGSERGA is encoded by the coding sequence ATGATATCGCGAAGAGTCAAATCCAACCTCCGACAGACGTTCTCGGAGAGTCTGCTTCCGAAGATCGGGCTGTTCTTGCTGGTCGCGATCGTCCTCATGGCGGTGTTCGCGCCGATTCTCGCGACCCACGACCCGACCCGCACGGGCCATTACAACGAACATGGGGCGGAGTACCCACCAGTAGGGCACACTTACGACACGCAGGTCGCACAGGAGGGAGAAATCGTCGATGTGACAGTTGAACCGACCGCAGAGCACGTGCTCGGTACCAACAACGTCGGACAGGACGTCTACTCCCGGTTCGTTTACGGTGCCCGAGTCTCGATGCTGGTGGGCATCACGGCGACGATTATGGCGCTTTTCATCGGCGTGCCGATCGGTCTGGTCGCGGGCTACTACGGCGGACGGGTCGATGACGCGCTGATGCGGGTGGCAGACACCATGCTCGCGTTCCCCGCGCTCGTGCTCGCGCTGGCGCTCATCGGGGTGTTCGGTGAATCCCCGATACAGGTCCCCGATCCGATCGTAATGGCGGGGTTCGCCGAGGGAATGCCCGAAACCATACCGATTCCCGGTACCGTCACGATCGTCTCTGCGCTCGTGATATGGGTGTGGTTCGCACGCGTGGCCCGCGGGGAGGCGCTGTCGCTTCGCAACCAGGAGTACGTCAAGGCGGCGCGGAGTTTCGGGACGAGTCACCGGGAGATCCTGCGCAAACACATCCTCCCGAACAGTCTCACGCCGATCATCGTGCTCGCGACGATCCAGGTGGCGGTGATCGTCCTGCTCGAGGCGTCGCTTGCGTATCTCGGCTTCTCGGGAACGACCCTCTCGTGGGGGTACGAGATCGAACGGGGCCAGGACGTCCTCCGAACCAGACCGTGGGTTTCGATCTTCCCCGGAATCGGAATCATGCTCGCGATCATCAGCGTGAACCTGCTGGGCGACTGGTTCCGGGACGCGCTCGACCCCAACATCGAAGGGAGCGAACGAGGTGCCTGA